The Candidatus Curtissbacteria bacterium genome segment GATCATTCTCCTAATCGCAATTTCTGCCCCCGCCTTAAAATCGCTCGCGCAAAACGGACTATATACTAGCCATGACGGAGAAACCCACACGGCTAGAATCGCACAGTACTACCTAGCACTGCAGGACTTCCAAATACCACCCCGAATCGCCCCAACATTATACAGTAGCCTCGGTAGCCCAATGTTTGTATACATATACCCAGCGCCTTATTTTCTTGGTGCTGCAATTCATTCTCTCGGAATTTCCTATCAGCATTCATTTAAAATCTTGATGGCTTTTGGTTTTATTTTCTCAGGTGTTTTTTCTTATCTTTGGCTAAAAGAGATTTTCAAAAGCCAAAAAGCTGCGCTCGTTGGGGCAATCTTCTATATTTGGGCTCCTTACAGACTTTCTCTAATCTATGTAAGGGGTTCAATATCAGAACTGCTCGCATATACTTTCACGCCTCTCGTTTTTTATTCAGTTACAAAACTCTCGAAAAAACTGAACATAAAATGGACAGCGATAACTGCTCTTTCGACAGCTCTTTTGCTGCTGTCCCAAAATCTTGTTGCCATGATCATTCTTCCCGTTGTTGGAACATACATCCTCGCGCTGGCAATTTCTAAAAAGTCGCCTAAATTTTTTGCTCTAGCCACTCTTTCAATAATTTGGGCAGCCGCGATTGCCAGCCTCACTTATCTACCCTCACTTTTGGAAAAACATTACGTAAGACTTGAAGAGATTATCGCCGTTGCATATCCCGACCATTTTATCTCCTTAAAACAATTAATATATTCTCCTTGGGGATACGGATTTGATCTGGTTGGCGTAGTTGGCGACCAAATGTCTTTCCAATTAGGTCTTGCTCATATTCTAGTTCTCACAATGGC includes the following:
- a CDS encoding 6-pyruvoyl-tetrahydropterin synthase-related protein; translation: MKILYNSTFLAIILLIAISAPALKSLAQNGLYTSHDGETHTARIAQYYLALQDFQIPPRIAPTLYSSLGSPMFVYIYPAPYFLGAAIHSLGISYQHSFKILMAFGFIFSGVFSYLWLKEIFKSQKAALVGAIFYIWAPYRLSLIYVRGSISELLAYTFTPLVFYSVTKLSKKLNIKWTAITALSTALLLLSQNLVAMIILPVVGTYILALAISKKSPKFFALATLSIIWAAAIASLTYLPSLLEKHYVRLEEIIAVAYPDHFISLKQLIYSPWGYGFDLVGVVGDQMSFQLGLAHILVLTMATSLIIFFAACVLVHKNFLNSYLEVDSKTLNLSALFLLIFAFSIFLAIKSSPSIYIWKNIDLLSVIDLPWRLLGVTTLSVAFLAAYVAKSVKITLFSILLIAAVLVANRNHLRINEKVLFSDEYFENYSQSATQYGEFTPKTRHTTNAPEDFNKSEFVDIDEGIAKVRSLENKSNKIILVVNVETLRARMRLNRYYFPGWEIKVDGRKLEPHEITVTGSSYKALNWQKDMSGLMAIRLPAGTHLVEAKFTETRLRALADLITFVSLTAALFVALRYAKT